In one window of Arthrobacter pascens DNA:
- the secD gene encoding protein translocase subunit SecD, whose translation MARTGPKKSGLRVLVWLGVVLAVLTAVLAGGTMAGQASWAPKLALDLEGGTQMILAPKVEGGSDINEDQLNQAVAIIRQRVDGSGVAEAEISTQSGRNVVVSLPGTPSTQTRALIQASADMNFRPVLLNGAGAAVPTESLTPEDQLPKPTAAPANSSDINWITADVYRKFETLDCDHPSQDKQERSDPTKPLVTCEPATATSPAVKYILGPVEVKGTNIVTSSFQLQQGAQGAVTNEWAVNIQFDQEGTAKFKEVTERLNQFYVAAGGDSGTDPKAQFAIVLDDQVISAPRALAAITDGRPQITGGFTEQSAKALSDQLRFGALPISFEIQSEQQISATLGGEQLRMGLLAGLIGLLLVVVYSLFQYRALGFVTIASLVVAGALTYLAIAILGWTENYRLSLAGVAGLIVAIGQTADSFIVYFERIRDELREGRGLVSAVENGWKRAKRTVLASKAVNLLAALVLYFVAVGNVRGFAFTLGLTAIADLLVVFMFTHPMLQVLARTRFFGEGHRFSGLDPKRLGAIPLYRGAGRLRTPDAKPQVVRAKNAGAAAEAERRMTIAERRLAEKQEQLAGSSKSAAKETK comes from the coding sequence ATGGCACGAACTGGCCCCAAAAAATCAGGACTCAGGGTACTTGTCTGGCTCGGCGTAGTCCTCGCCGTGCTGACCGCAGTCCTGGCTGGCGGCACCATGGCCGGACAGGCGAGCTGGGCTCCCAAGCTCGCACTGGACCTCGAAGGCGGCACCCAGATGATCCTGGCGCCCAAGGTTGAGGGCGGTTCGGACATTAACGAAGACCAGCTCAACCAGGCGGTGGCCATCATCCGCCAGCGCGTTGACGGTTCAGGTGTTGCGGAAGCCGAGATCAGCACCCAGTCCGGCCGCAATGTGGTGGTCAGCCTTCCCGGAACCCCCTCGACGCAAACCAGGGCCCTTATCCAGGCGTCCGCAGATATGAACTTCCGTCCGGTACTGCTCAATGGGGCCGGCGCCGCCGTACCGACGGAGTCCCTTACCCCGGAGGACCAGCTGCCCAAGCCGACGGCAGCACCTGCCAACAGCAGCGACATCAACTGGATCACGGCTGACGTTTACCGGAAATTTGAAACATTGGACTGCGACCACCCGTCGCAGGACAAGCAGGAACGTTCGGATCCCACCAAGCCGCTGGTAACATGTGAGCCGGCCACGGCAACCTCCCCTGCCGTCAAGTACATCCTTGGCCCGGTGGAGGTCAAAGGCACCAACATCGTCACTTCCTCCTTCCAGCTTCAGCAGGGTGCCCAGGGTGCTGTCACCAACGAATGGGCCGTCAACATCCAGTTCGACCAGGAAGGTACAGCCAAGTTCAAAGAGGTCACGGAACGGCTGAACCAGTTCTACGTCGCTGCCGGCGGTGATTCCGGCACCGATCCCAAGGCCCAGTTCGCCATCGTGCTGGATGACCAGGTCATCTCTGCACCGCGCGCCCTTGCTGCCATTACTGACGGCCGCCCGCAGATCACGGGCGGATTCACCGAGCAGTCGGCAAAGGCGCTTTCCGACCAGCTGCGCTTCGGTGCACTCCCCATCAGTTTCGAAATCCAGAGCGAGCAGCAGATTTCCGCTACCTTGGGTGGCGAACAGCTCCGCATGGGCCTCCTGGCCGGCCTGATCGGCCTTCTGCTGGTGGTTGTGTACTCGCTGTTCCAGTACCGGGCATTGGGCTTTGTCACCATCGCGTCCCTGGTGGTGGCCGGCGCCCTGACATACCTGGCGATCGCGATCCTTGGCTGGACGGAAAACTACCGGCTGTCCCTGGCCGGTGTGGCCGGGCTCATCGTGGCCATCGGCCAAACCGCTGACTCCTTCATTGTCTACTTCGAGCGCATCCGTGATGAGTTGCGTGAGGGCCGCGGGCTGGTCTCGGCGGTGGAAAACGGCTGGAAGCGGGCCAAACGCACCGTCCTGGCCTCAAAGGCGGTCAACCTGCTCGCCGCCCTCGTGCTGTACTTCGTGGCAGTCGGCAACGTGCGTGGTTTTGCCTTTACGCTCGGCCTGACCGCCATCGCCGACCTCCTCGTGGTCTTCATGTTCACCCACCCCATGCTGCAGGTGCTGGCGCGGACACGGTTCTTTGGCGAAGGCCACCGTTTCTCCGGCCTCGACCCGAAGCGACTCGGCGCGATCCCGCTTTACCGCGGTGCCGGGCGGCTGCGTACGCCCGACGCCAAACCTCAGGTTGTCCGGGCTAAGAACGCGGGAGCCGCAGCGGAAGCAGAACGCCGGATGACCATCGCGGAACGCCGCCTCGCCGAAAAGCAGGAGCAGCTCGCCGGCTCCTCCAAGAGCGCAGCCAAGGAGACCAAATAA
- the yajC gene encoding preprotein translocase subunit YajC, with product MTILLFVMLGIFIFMMFRRNKKTKDQQVTLQSQFAPGVEVMTSFGLFGRIVSMDDDENKVVLELSPGNLATVHRQAVTKIVEPAVAAEDEPTVVPDDASSLAAEETGTPSSETPDETLKRLNDEGKKDS from the coding sequence ATGACGATCCTGCTTTTCGTGATGCTCGGAATCTTCATCTTCATGATGTTCCGCCGCAACAAGAAAACCAAGGACCAGCAGGTGACGCTGCAGTCGCAGTTCGCGCCCGGCGTTGAGGTAATGACGAGCTTCGGACTCTTCGGGCGGATTGTCTCCATGGACGACGACGAGAACAAAGTAGTGCTGGAGCTCTCTCCCGGAAACCTTGCCACGGTTCACCGGCAGGCAGTCACAAAGATCGTCGAGCCTGCCGTGGCTGCCGAGGATGAGCCTACTGTTGTCCCCGATGATGCGTCTTCCCTTGCCGCGGAGGAAACCGGAACGCCGTCTTCCGAGACGCCTGACGAAACCCTCAAGCGCCTCAACGATGAGGGCAAGAAGGACAGCTAG
- a CDS encoding peptidylprolyl isomerase, which yields MAASSRSARETKRRIQQMEAKRELRRDQEKRRKRDNIIAVSAGTAAVVLAVVLQLTAFSGNPTEEEFAAAEAGLSPSASPTPSAPATNSPNIPAADTAAGKVFTGELKLNSGTIGMELDGTKAPQAAAVFKSLSDQGYYAGSTCHRLTTGESFGLLQCGSKTGDSSGDPNYNWGPLENTPADNTYPAGTIAVARTGDNAYGNGTQFFIAYKDTVIPADSAGGYTVVGKVTSGLDVVTKIAAAGIAPGANATDGTPVEPVTIDSFSLK from the coding sequence TTGGCGGCCAGTTCACGCAGTGCCCGCGAAACAAAACGGCGCATCCAGCAGATGGAAGCGAAGCGTGAGCTCCGGCGGGACCAGGAGAAGCGGCGCAAGCGGGACAACATCATCGCCGTCAGTGCCGGGACCGCCGCCGTGGTGCTCGCCGTCGTGCTTCAGCTCACCGCCTTCTCAGGGAACCCTACCGAGGAGGAGTTCGCTGCGGCAGAGGCCGGGCTGAGTCCTTCGGCCTCCCCCACTCCCTCCGCCCCCGCTACCAACAGCCCCAATATCCCTGCCGCGGACACTGCCGCCGGCAAGGTATTCACGGGCGAACTCAAGCTGAACAGCGGGACGATCGGGATGGAATTGGACGGCACCAAAGCTCCCCAGGCTGCCGCCGTCTTCAAATCACTGAGCGACCAGGGGTACTACGCTGGTTCCACCTGCCACAGGCTGACCACCGGCGAGTCATTCGGCCTCCTGCAGTGTGGCTCAAAGACCGGCGACAGCAGCGGTGACCCCAACTACAACTGGGGTCCCCTCGAAAATACGCCCGCAGACAACACTTATCCCGCCGGCACTATTGCTGTTGCCAGGACCGGGGACAACGCCTACGGAAACGGCACACAGTTCTTCATCGCCTACAAGGACACTGTCATACCAGCCGATTCCGCCGGTGGTTATACGGTGGTGGGCAAGGTGACATCAGGACTGGATGTGGTCACCAAAATAGCCGCCGCGGGAATTGCGCCGGGGGCTAACGCCACAGACGGCACACCCGTGGAACCAGTCACGATAGACTCGTTTTCTCTGAAGTAG
- a CDS encoding type IV toxin-antitoxin system AbiEi family antitoxin: MATTSAPPFAELYSPGRPFTWPELQSLAADGLLTRLHQRGYTLPEVTASPQLRARAAATAVPEGIRQRVVAGRMTAAWIYGCAEEPDRLALLVDAKRRVSSLRNTRGCTLHEVRLGPFDVVSMGGLMVSSPLRTALDIALHVDAVRAIPALEGLLARPERDVRLRLLVLAIESTPRVPHKKAALEKLSLLAPALVSGGPVDVKNAVDPPDSTEDVAQVLGVAHLEREP; encoded by the coding sequence ATGGCCACCACGTCCGCTCCCCCATTCGCCGAGCTCTACTCGCCGGGGCGGCCGTTTACCTGGCCCGAACTCCAGTCACTCGCGGCCGATGGCCTGCTCACGCGGTTGCACCAGCGCGGCTACACACTCCCGGAGGTTACAGCTTCTCCGCAGTTGAGGGCGAGGGCCGCCGCCACGGCCGTTCCGGAGGGCATTCGCCAGAGGGTGGTCGCCGGACGCATGACCGCAGCCTGGATCTACGGCTGCGCGGAGGAACCGGATCGGCTCGCTCTCCTGGTGGACGCGAAACGCAGGGTTTCGAGTCTGCGCAACACCCGCGGCTGCACTCTCCACGAGGTCAGGCTTGGGCCTTTCGACGTCGTCAGCATGGGCGGGCTGATGGTCTCAAGTCCCCTACGGACTGCCTTGGATATTGCGCTCCATGTAGACGCCGTCCGTGCCATCCCTGCTCTCGAGGGGCTGCTGGCCCGCCCGGAAAGGGACGTACGGCTGCGGCTGCTGGTCCTGGCCATTGAGTCCACTCCCCGTGTGCCGCACAAGAAGGCGGCACTCGAGAAATTGTCCCTGTTAGCTCCGGCGCTTGTTTCCGGTGGTCCTGTAGACGTCAAAAACGCCGTCGATCCTCCGGACAGCACTGAGGACGTGGCTCAGGTACTTGGGGTCGCCCATCTCGAACGCGAACCGTGA
- the secF gene encoding protein translocase subunit SecF, which translates to MPSFATFGNELYTGKRSYNFVGAKKIWFLIAAVAVALSILIPLAKGGFNLGIEFRGGSEFTVSNVKTTDTSEGEKAVQDVVSGSIPRVANVAGNTMRIQTDKLTDDETLKIKAGLTAAYGVTDNEVTSTFVGPTWGADVTKQALLGLVIFVVLATALMALYFRTWKMSLSAIAGMLVTMFITAGVYALSDFEVTPSAIIGFLTVLSYSLYDTVVVFDKIRENTADISSSTRRTFAEEVNLAVNQTLVRSINTMMVAILPVGAILFIGAGLLGAGTLRDLSLALFVGILIGTAATIFVAAPMYAWLRQNEPELVKQARRVEQRRAEASSRTAAAAAAAQP; encoded by the coding sequence ATGCCCAGCTTTGCCACTTTCGGTAACGAGCTCTACACCGGCAAGCGTTCCTACAACTTTGTGGGCGCCAAGAAGATCTGGTTCCTCATCGCGGCCGTAGCCGTGGCCCTCTCCATCCTGATTCCGCTCGCAAAGGGCGGCTTCAACCTCGGCATCGAGTTCCGCGGCGGTTCTGAATTCACCGTTTCGAACGTCAAGACCACGGATACCAGCGAGGGTGAGAAGGCCGTCCAGGACGTCGTTTCCGGGAGCATTCCCCGTGTGGCCAACGTAGCGGGCAACACCATGCGGATCCAGACGGACAAGCTCACCGACGACGAGACCCTCAAGATCAAGGCCGGCCTGACAGCCGCGTACGGCGTCACAGACAACGAGGTGACATCCACTTTCGTGGGGCCCACGTGGGGTGCGGACGTCACCAAGCAGGCGCTGTTGGGGCTCGTGATCTTCGTGGTCCTGGCGACTGCCCTGATGGCGCTGTATTTCAGGACGTGGAAGATGTCATTGTCGGCGATCGCGGGCATGCTCGTCACGATGTTCATCACGGCCGGAGTCTATGCGCTCAGTGATTTCGAAGTGACGCCCTCAGCGATCATCGGATTCCTGACCGTCCTCAGCTACTCGCTCTACGACACCGTGGTGGTCTTCGACAAGATCCGTGAGAACACTGCGGACATCAGTTCGTCCACGAGGCGCACTTTCGCAGAGGAAGTCAACCTCGCGGTGAACCAGACCCTGGTCCGTTCCATCAACACTATGATGGTGGCGATCCTCCCCGTCGGCGCCATCCTGTTCATCGGCGCCGGGCTGCTGGGGGCGGGCACACTGCGGGACCTGTCACTTGCCCTGTTCGTCGGCATCCTGATCGGCACGGCTGCCACCATCTTCGTGGCGGCGCCCATGTATGCCTGGCTTCGGCAGAACGAACCCGAGCTGGTCAAACAGGCCCGGCGGGTAGAACAGAGGAGGGCCGAAGCGTCCTCCCGGACGGCCGCTGCGGCAGCCGCCGCCCAGCCCTGA
- the ruvB gene encoding Holliday junction branch migration DNA helicase RuvB, translating into MAEPSVVAAVEEPEDRAIEAALRPKNLDDFVGQHRVRKQLSLVLQASRMRGRSADHVLFSGPPGLGKTTLAMIVASEMNAPLRISSGPAIQHAGDLAAILSSLSEGEVLFLDEIHRMSRPAEEMLYMAMEDFRVDIVVGKGAGATAIPLDLPPFTLVGATTRAGLLPGPLRDRFGFTGHLEFYSVAELELVLRRSAGLLDLKVNSAGFSEIAGRSRGTPRIANRLLRRVRDWALVHGIEQIDARSASAALDMYEVDKRGLDRLDRAVLEALITKFGGGPVGLSTLAIAVGEETETVETVAEPFLVREGLLGRTPRGRIAMAPAWTHLGYAVPAGIFGQEPLDLFETDPENGGTAPEWAPNSE; encoded by the coding sequence GTGGCTGAGCCTTCGGTGGTCGCTGCGGTGGAAGAGCCTGAGGACCGGGCCATTGAAGCCGCACTCCGGCCCAAGAACCTCGATGATTTCGTGGGCCAGCACAGGGTCCGCAAGCAGTTGTCGCTGGTCCTGCAGGCCTCCAGGATGCGAGGCCGAAGTGCAGACCATGTCCTGTTCTCGGGCCCGCCCGGGCTGGGTAAGACCACCCTGGCCATGATCGTGGCGTCCGAAATGAACGCGCCCTTGAGGATCAGCAGCGGTCCGGCCATCCAGCATGCCGGCGACCTCGCAGCCATCCTTTCCTCGCTGTCAGAGGGTGAGGTCCTCTTCCTGGACGAAATCCACCGGATGTCCAGGCCGGCCGAGGAAATGCTTTACATGGCCATGGAGGACTTCCGGGTGGACATCGTGGTGGGCAAAGGCGCAGGTGCCACCGCAATTCCCCTGGATCTTCCGCCCTTCACCCTTGTCGGGGCCACCACGCGCGCCGGGCTTCTGCCAGGGCCGCTGCGCGACAGGTTCGGTTTTACCGGGCACCTGGAGTTTTACTCGGTGGCAGAGCTCGAACTGGTGCTCCGGCGATCAGCAGGCCTGCTGGACCTGAAGGTGAATTCCGCCGGGTTCAGCGAGATCGCAGGCCGGTCCAGAGGCACCCCGCGCATCGCCAACAGACTCCTTCGGCGTGTCCGTGACTGGGCGCTGGTGCATGGGATCGAGCAGATTGATGCGCGCTCGGCGTCGGCTGCGCTGGATATGTACGAGGTGGATAAACGGGGCCTGGACCGGCTGGACCGTGCTGTGCTTGAAGCCCTGATCACCAAGTTCGGCGGGGGACCGGTGGGGCTCTCCACCCTGGCCATTGCCGTGGGGGAGGAAACCGAAACAGTGGAAACGGTGGCGGAGCCGTTCCTGGTGCGGGAAGGGCTGCTGGGCCGGACCCCGCGAGGCCGGATCGCCATGGCACCCGCCTGGACCCACCTTGGCTATGCCGTGCCCGCCGGAATCTTCGGACAGGAGCCGCTGGATCTGTTCGAAACTGACCCGGAGAACGGCGGGACTGCACCGGAGTGGGCCCCGAACAGCGAATAG
- a CDS encoding RelA/SpoT family protein, giving the protein MEERSASVPTADGDNSPGHGVKTGLADSARPGAIVPVDSSGTRPTFPGRRERTRSRLARLTGRSSASYSPILEPLLRTVRANNPKEDFDLIQRAFEVAERSHRGQKRKSGDPYITHPVAVATILAELGLSGTTLAAALLHDTVEDTPYTLADLKRDFGPEVAMLVDGVTKLDKVSFGEAAQSETVRKMVVAMAKDIRVLMIKLADRLHNARTWRFVSAESSARKARETLEIFAPLAHRLGMNTIKWELEDLSFAALYPKVYEEIVRMVGDRTPEREKSLGVIRDQITEDLRTAKIKATITGRPKHYYSIYQKMIVRDKDFDDINDLMGVRVLVDSVRDCYAALGTMHSRWNPLPGRFKDYIAMPKFNMYQSLHTTVIGPGGKPVEIQIRTHEMHRRAEYGVAAHWKYKDQPNRTATGPGSPRDGDLGWLRSLVDWQQETSDPGEFLDSLRFEINAREVFVFTPKGEVMALPAGSTPVDFAYAVHTEVGHRTIGARVNGKLVPLNSELNHGDWVEIFTSKAEGAGPSQDWQHFVKSARARNKIRQWFSKERREEAIDRGKELLTRAMRKQNLPLQRLMTHEALAAVAEDFKYVDISGLYAGVGDGHTSAQSVMEKLVESLGGNESTDEDITEVSIPTHVAKTRFSDSGVVVRGVGDVWVKLARCCTPVPPDPILGFVTRGSGVSVHRTDCTNVSDLKDQPDRIVDVDWAPTQSSVFLVEIQVEALDRKSLLSDVTRVLSENHVNILAASVHTSTDRVAISRFAFEMGDPKYLSHVLSAVRRIDGVFDVYRTTGNKRRS; this is encoded by the coding sequence TTGGAAGAACGTTCGGCGTCGGTGCCAACGGCAGACGGGGACAACAGTCCGGGCCACGGAGTGAAGACCGGGCTCGCCGATTCCGCACGTCCCGGCGCGATTGTTCCCGTGGACAGCTCCGGCACACGGCCCACGTTTCCAGGCCGGCGTGAACGTACCCGGTCCCGGCTTGCGCGCCTTACCGGTCGTAGCTCTGCCAGCTATTCGCCCATCCTTGAACCGCTACTGCGGACGGTCCGGGCGAACAATCCGAAAGAGGACTTCGATCTCATCCAGCGTGCCTTCGAAGTGGCAGAACGCAGCCACCGGGGGCAGAAGCGCAAGAGCGGCGATCCCTACATCACCCACCCGGTAGCGGTTGCGACTATTCTCGCCGAACTTGGCCTGAGCGGTACGACCCTTGCTGCCGCGCTGCTCCACGACACGGTGGAGGACACGCCGTACACGCTGGCTGACCTGAAGCGGGACTTCGGCCCGGAAGTCGCCATGCTGGTGGATGGTGTCACCAAGCTGGACAAGGTCAGCTTCGGCGAGGCCGCCCAATCCGAAACTGTCCGCAAAATGGTTGTGGCCATGGCCAAGGACATCCGGGTCCTCATGATCAAACTTGCCGACAGGCTCCACAATGCGCGCACCTGGCGGTTTGTGTCCGCTGAATCCTCCGCCCGGAAAGCGCGCGAAACCCTGGAGATCTTCGCCCCGCTTGCGCACCGCCTTGGTATGAACACCATCAAGTGGGAGCTTGAGGATCTGTCCTTCGCCGCGCTGTATCCGAAGGTCTATGAGGAGATCGTCCGCATGGTGGGCGACCGTACTCCGGAGCGCGAGAAGAGCCTGGGAGTCATCAGGGACCAGATCACCGAGGACCTCCGGACCGCCAAGATCAAAGCGACGATCACTGGCAGGCCCAAGCACTACTACTCGATTTATCAGAAGATGATCGTCCGGGACAAGGACTTTGACGACATCAATGACCTGATGGGCGTCCGGGTGCTGGTGGATTCGGTACGGGACTGTTACGCGGCGCTGGGGACGATGCATTCGCGGTGGAATCCGTTGCCAGGGCGTTTCAAGGACTACATCGCGATGCCCAAGTTCAACATGTACCAGTCCCTCCACACCACGGTGATCGGGCCTGGCGGCAAACCGGTGGAGATCCAGATCCGGACCCATGAAATGCACCGCCGCGCTGAATATGGTGTGGCCGCGCACTGGAAGTACAAGGACCAGCCCAACCGCACGGCAACCGGCCCCGGCAGCCCGCGTGACGGAGACCTGGGCTGGCTGAGGTCGTTGGTGGACTGGCAGCAGGAAACATCCGATCCCGGGGAGTTCCTGGATTCGCTGCGTTTTGAAATCAACGCCCGCGAGGTATTCGTTTTTACGCCCAAGGGCGAGGTCATGGCATTGCCGGCCGGTTCCACCCCTGTGGACTTCGCGTACGCCGTTCACACCGAAGTGGGGCACCGCACCATCGGGGCCAGGGTCAACGGCAAACTGGTCCCCCTGAACAGCGAACTGAACCACGGCGACTGGGTGGAGATCTTCACCTCCAAAGCCGAAGGCGCCGGCCCAAGCCAGGACTGGCAGCATTTCGTCAAGAGCGCCCGTGCCCGGAACAAGATCCGCCAGTGGTTCAGCAAGGAGCGCCGGGAAGAAGCGATTGACCGCGGCAAGGAACTGTTGACTCGGGCGATGCGAAAGCAGAACCTTCCGCTGCAGCGACTCATGACGCACGAGGCTCTCGCGGCGGTGGCTGAGGACTTCAAGTACGTGGACATCTCCGGCCTCTACGCCGGGGTGGGCGACGGACACACCTCCGCGCAGTCCGTAATGGAGAAGCTCGTCGAAAGCCTGGGCGGCAACGAGAGCACTGACGAAGACATCACTGAAGTCAGTATCCCCACGCACGTGGCCAAGACCCGTTTCTCAGACTCGGGGGTTGTGGTGCGGGGCGTGGGCGACGTCTGGGTGAAGCTGGCCCGGTGCTGCACTCCGGTTCCCCCTGATCCCATCCTTGGTTTCGTCACGCGGGGTTCAGGCGTTTCGGTTCACCGTACGGATTGCACCAACGTCTCCGACCTCAAGGACCAGCCGGACAGGATCGTCGATGTTGACTGGGCGCCCACGCAATCCAGCGTGTTCCTGGTGGAGATCCAGGTGGAAGCGCTGGACCGGAAGTCGTTGCTGTCCGATGTCACCCGGGTCCTGTCCGAAAACCACGTGAACATCCTGGCCGCCAGCGTGCACACCTCCACCGATCGCGTAGCGATCTCACGGTTCGCGTTCGAGATGGGCGACCCCAAGTACCTGAGCCACGTCCTCAGTGCTGTCCGGAGGATCGACGGCGTTTTTGACGTCTACAGGACCACCGGAAACAAGCGCCGGAGCTAA
- a CDS encoding DUF349 domain-containing protein: MAAAEPAAAEPAPSDAEVAAEAASTAEQAPSEPAPTTDEAAAASAPVEPAPAEAAPAPAAAEAAEASAPAAPVPSPAPRPAPSPAAFAARPKPAVAAPASAPAPVASSTTLEEAARWGRVEGDGHVFLKIDNDEHPVGQYPGVSDDEALGYFARKYDDVVAQIVLLEQRVGSKAPSTDMQKTVTHLREQLAERNMVGDLRAAEARLDALSGQITELEKAEKAEHDAVRTAELAARESIVAEAEEISGQDPAQIQWKTSSARMNELFESWKTAQKSGVRLGRSNEDALWKRFRAARTVFDRHRRAYFSQLDSNNSAAKSAKEKLIAEAESLSTSTDWGFAAGEYRRLMDEWKASPRASRKDDDALWARFRAAQDVFFTSRQAANEEIDQEYAANLTVKEALLAEANAILPVRDLAAAKKALQSVRDRWEEAGKVPRADMGRIEAGLRKVEDAVRHAEEENWQRSNPETKARTNSALSQLESAIAGLQDDLARAEKAGDQRKIKAAKEALEARQAWLDQIQRSASELS; this comes from the coding sequence GTGGCGGCTGCTGAACCGGCTGCCGCCGAACCGGCACCGTCCGACGCAGAAGTAGCCGCCGAAGCTGCTTCAACGGCTGAACAGGCACCCTCCGAGCCGGCACCCACCACCGATGAAGCCGCGGCAGCTTCCGCCCCGGTTGAACCAGCACCCGCCGAAGCTGCACCGGCGCCCGCCGCCGCAGAAGCCGCAGAAGCTTCCGCCCCGGCAGCACCGGTTCCGTCGCCTGCGCCGCGCCCGGCTCCGTCCCCGGCAGCTTTCGCCGCCCGGCCCAAGCCAGCAGTGGCAGCGCCTGCATCAGCGCCGGCTCCCGTCGCATCCTCGACAACCTTGGAAGAAGCCGCGCGCTGGGGCAGGGTGGAAGGTGACGGCCACGTCTTCCTGAAGATCGACAACGATGAGCACCCCGTGGGCCAATACCCCGGGGTCAGCGATGACGAGGCCCTCGGGTACTTCGCCCGGAAGTACGACGACGTCGTGGCCCAGATCGTGCTGCTGGAGCAGCGGGTCGGTTCCAAGGCCCCCAGCACGGACATGCAGAAAACCGTGACGCACCTCCGGGAGCAGCTGGCCGAGCGGAACATGGTGGGCGACCTGCGCGCGGCAGAAGCTCGCCTGGATGCCCTTTCCGGCCAGATCACGGAACTCGAAAAAGCTGAGAAGGCCGAGCACGACGCCGTCAGGACGGCGGAACTCGCGGCCCGCGAGTCAATCGTCGCCGAGGCCGAGGAAATCTCCGGCCAGGATCCCGCGCAGATCCAATGGAAGACTTCCAGCGCACGGATGAACGAGCTTTTCGAAAGCTGGAAGACAGCCCAGAAGAGCGGTGTACGGCTTGGCCGAAGCAACGAGGACGCCCTCTGGAAACGCTTCCGGGCAGCCCGCACGGTCTTCGACCGGCACCGCAGGGCCTACTTCTCCCAGCTGGACAGCAACAACTCGGCGGCGAAGTCGGCCAAGGAGAAGCTCATCGCCGAGGCAGAGTCACTGTCCACTTCCACGGACTGGGGTTTCGCCGCTGGCGAATACCGCCGCCTGATGGACGAGTGGAAAGCTTCCCCGCGCGCCAGCCGGAAGGATGACGACGCGCTGTGGGCACGCTTCCGCGCCGCGCAGGACGTCTTCTTCACATCCAGGCAGGCCGCCAACGAGGAGATTGACCAGGAGTACGCGGCGAACCTCACGGTGAAGGAAGCCCTCCTGGCCGAGGCAAATGCCATCCTGCCGGTCAGGGACCTGGCCGCGGCAAAGAAAGCGCTCCAGTCCGTCCGTGACCGCTGGGAAGAGGCCGGCAAGGTTCCCCGGGCTGACATGGGCCGCATTGAAGCCGGCCTCCGCAAGGTCGAGGACGCGGTGCGGCACGCCGAAGAAGAGAACTGGCAGCGCTCCAACCCTGAGACGAAAGCGCGGACCAACAGCGCGCTGTCCCAGCTGGAATCAGCTATCGCCGGTCTGCAGGATGATCTGGCCCGGGCGGAGAAGGCCGGCGACCAGCGCAAGATCAAGGCAGCCAAGGAAGCTCTTGAGGCCAGGCAGGCCTGGCTGGACCAGATCCAGCGGTCGGCCAGCGAACTCTCCTGA